Within Acinetobacter sp. LoGeW2-3, the genomic segment TGATTACCATTACCTCTTCACGCCCCATCACTCAAAATGACCTAAATTTTGTGGTGAAGGTGAAAGAAGGTAATGCAGCTCGTTTACAACATATCAAGACCACACTCAAACCTAAGACAGATCTGCTTAAAGCTTCTATTAGCGCGAATGAACGTCCGCTAACCCCAGTGGTGGTGGTTAATGAAAAAGAGATTGATTTAAATTTACCCGTTAGCACTCAATATAAGACTTCAACAACTAATACTAAAGCTAGGGAAAAGCCATTGGCTGTGCAGCGTCTTGCCCCACCGCCGCTTTCTCCAAATTCTATTCCTCAGACAGCGTCAATAACTACTCCTGCTACTCCGGCTTCAGTCAAGGTTGAGGAAACTATTCAAACTACGAATACGCGCCCAACCGCAAGCACTGTGACAACTCCAGCACCCATTGCTGAACCTGCAGCACCAGCTCCTCAGCAAAAGCCACTAGCGCCAGTTAATATTCAGAAGAACCCTGTGGCTACAGCTCAAGCAAAAACTTCGGTAGCTGTTGCTCCTGTTGCTCCTGTTGCTCCTGTTGCTCCTGCTGCTCCTGCTGCTCCTGCTGCTCCTGCTGCTCCTGCTGCTCCTGTTGCTCCTGTTGCTCCTGTTGCTCCTGTTGCTCCTGTTGCTCCTGTTGCTCCTGTTGCTCCTGTTGCTCCTGTTGCTCAGCAGAATACAGAAGGATCACAGCAAAAAGCACAACAGCTAAAACCAGTAACTGCCTCATCTACTGTTGCGCCACAAGCCAACTCTAGCGATCCACTAGTAAAAAAATATGCCGAAGAACAGATAGCAAAACAGACAGAAACCTCTCCTAAAAAACCAACTCAAAAAAGCACAGCTCAAACACAACAGGCTCATCCAGTGAGCCAAACATCTCCTGCAAGAGCAACCTATGTGGTTCAATCCAATGAATCACTCTGGAAGATTGCTGCCCGTGTTGCTCAGGAACAAAACCGCAGTGTCGGTGAAGTCATGCAGCACATTAAGGAAAATAATGAACAGGCCTTTATTGGCGGAGATGCAAATCGCCTGAAGCGCGGTGCAGCATTGAATTTGAACATTGCACCCGCACAAAAACAGCCAATTAAAGTTAAAACAAATGAGATTGCACAGGTTCAGAACAAACCTAAAGGCAGCACCAAATATCGCTTAAATCAGGCTGAAATGAGCCTGGTTGCTGAGAACCAGAAGCAATCTGCGCAACTTTCTGCAAATCACAACACATTAGACCGTCAAACTTCGAAAGAGTTATCATTAAAAGTTATGACAGTCCGAGAAAAAACCGTTAAATTACAGAGAAACGTAACTGAATTAGAATTGGCGCTTAATCAAAAGGATCAGAGAATTCAATTATTAAATGCCCGTCTTGCCCGGCTGCAACAGCAGCTCAAAGCACAACAGACAGATAAAAAAGCCAATTAACTAATCTTTACATACATTGATTTACAGGGATGGGTGGATATATGAAGCACTCTATCTCTAAGGGGTACTTAACATGCTGATTTATGTGATTCCATTAATTTTATTAATCATTGTTTTGATCGTCGTTAAAAAACGGCAGGATGCTCAAGGGTCAGATAAACCAAAAGCAAATACAGCTAAAGCGAGAAAAACTGCAAGTTCAGCACGAACCACCCCGGCAAAATCCCGAGTAGTGGAAGAACCTGCAGCTAAATCACAGGAAGCTGTTGCGCTTTCAGCAGATCTGCGCAAGAAGATTGAACGCTTAATCAGTGAAGGAAATTTCTTTGCCGCTGAAGCACAAATCAATCAGGCGCTCAAGAAAGACAACCGTCAGCATGAACTGTATCTGTTACTCCTTGATATCCATATTCAGCAGAAAGACGAGTTTGCCATTTCCCAGCTGATCAACCATGTCCGTTCACTCGGTCTGGAAGATATTCTTGCACAGGCAGAAGCTAAAAAGGCAGAATTTGAAAATTCAGCTACGTCGACCAAGGATACAATCGACTTCCCTTCTGCTCAGTTAAGTGCTGGATCACCAGTGTCTGAACCTACACCTGTAGACAACAGTGCTGCCTTTGAAGAACTCTCTCCAACCCACAGCCCTGTAGTTAATGATCTAGCTTTTGATGAACTACAACAAGAAAACCAACCTCAAAAAGCAGTATTTGAGCCAGCACCATCGCAGAATGATATCCAACCGCTGGAATTCAATTTTGAGCCTAGCTTCAGCAAACCAGCAAGTGATGAACTTAAGGAACAGTCAGTCTCTACTGGTTTAGAATTTAACTTCTCTGAATCTCCTTCAATATCTGAACCTACACCTACCACATCTGATACTGCTTCACCAACACCAAACTTTAGCTTTGATTTAAATACATCAACGACCGCTGAAACTGAAAGCACACCTGTTGCAGAACCGGAAACGGCAGTACCAGTCATAGACTTTAGTCTTGACCTAGCCAGCTCAGAAACACCTGAAGTAACATCGTCTCCTACAGAGGTAGTTCAGCCTCTTGATTTCTCTTTCTCAGTAGATACAACTCCTACTTCAGATACACAAGCAGAAGTCGCAGCACCAGAGTTTGACTTATCAAGCATAACTACTACTGAACCAACAATTTCTGCAACACCTGCAGTTGCCTCAGAGTTGGATTTTAAACTGGATGCCGTTCCTGAAAAACCAGCCAGCGCTGGAATCAGCTTTGAAATTCCATCTGAGCCTGCTATTTCAACAGTCAACCAAAATGATCCACTGATTCAGTCTTTCCCGGAATTAAAGGAAACTGATGAAGTGGTATTAAATCTGGAATTAGCAGAGCAATATATTCAATTAGGTGCATATGATGCCGCACGTGAAATCTTGTCAGAGAAAGAAGCAGACTATAGCCCGCAACAACGTACCCACGTTGACCTACTACTGAATCGAATCGCTTCTTAAGCAAATTCGTTCTACACTAAAGCAGTCACTATGGCTGCTTTTTTTATGATGAAAAATATTGCATTAATTTACATGGGAGGCACTTTTGGATGCGTTGGCGATCCACTCGCTCCCATGCCTGCCGAAGCTTTTTTTATAAAACTAAAAGAATTATTGAATGAAGATATTCATTCAATAGAGTGCTTCTGCGCCCCTGTCATAAAGGACAGTAGTGCATGCACTGCTCCCGATTGGCTAGCCTTAATCCAATCTATTCAGCAGCTACAGGCTCAGGATTACCAGCACTTTGTCATTATTCATGGCACAGATACCATGAGCTATGCATGTGCTGTGTTAGCACATCTCTTAGGGCAATCTGCCTATGTCGTTTTAACCGGTAGCCAGTATCCATTACTGAATGCAGCAGGTGAGCAGCCACGCGAATTTAGTGACGCGCTGGAAAACCTATGCTTTGCGCTTGACTCCGTACTACAGATCAAGATGGGGGTTTACCTGGCATTTAACCGGGAACTGGTGCATGGTAGAACCGCATTAAAACAGCATACTACTGAACTTAAGGCCTTTGCTGGCATAGATGCAGAAGTGAAAATCCCACCGCAATCTTATACACATACGATTAGTCCACAAGATTTGGTTAAGGCAGAGCAATTTAATTGTATGAGCGTAATGATGCAGCCGATCGGATTAGATCAACAGCTTCGCAATCTTAAGCAATTATTAAATTCACCTCTCCATTTCCTGATTCTGCAAGGCTTTGGTACGGGTAATCTTGCAGTCAATCAAGAACTCATTCAGCTATTTGATGAATTTTATAGTGCGGGCTGTGCCGTGATTCTCACGACCCAAGTACCTTTCGGTAGCACAGACCAACGTTATGCGATTGCCGATTGGGTTAAAGACAGTAAAGTTTTACTCAATGATAGTTATGGTCATGCTGATCTTTATGCAAAAGCCCTGAAAATGTATTTACAATACGACACCGTAGAGCAATGGCACCGCCATTGGTACGATTAGTTGAATCTTGAGGTGAATATGCAGCGTTTTGCAGTCGGTATTGAGTTTAGTGGAGCACACTACAGAGGTTGGCAAACCCAACAGCCCGGCGTCGCAAGCGTGCAGGAAACCATTGAAAAGGTGCTGTCTAAAGTTGCCAATGAACCAATAATCCTACACGGTGCAGGCCGCACTGATGCCGGTGTGCATGCTACCAATATGGTTGCTCATTTTGACACGTCTGCTGATCGCTCTATATATGGCTGGCTGCGAGGCTGCAATAGCCAGCTACCGAAAGATATTGCGATTCAGTGGATTCAGGAAATGGATATGGATTTTCATGCCCGTTTTAAAGCTCAAGCCCGTCGTTATCGCTATGTCGTCTATAACCATCCAGTTCGTTCTGCGTTGCTACACAAGCAAGTCACCCATATCCATTACGACCTAAATGTCGACAAGATGATTCAGGCTGCGATGAAGTTTGAAGGTACACATAATTTTGAAAGTTTCCGTGCCTCTGCCTGCCAATCCAATCAACCCGTACGCCATGTGCATCACTGCTGCCTAATCCGTCATGGTCACTATCTGGTACTGGATATTCAGGCTGATGGCTTCCTGCATCATATGGTACGCAATATCATGGGCTGCTTACTGGAAATTGGTCAGGGCATGTATGAGATTGACCATATTGACGAGATTTTTGCAGCCGAAGACCGTAAAGCGGCTGGTGTGACTGCCCCACCAGATGGACTCTACTTTATTCAGGCCCATTATCCAGAACACTTTAATTTACCGAAAGTGCCCTTAGGTCCACATTGGTTGAATATGCCGGAATAAGCTAATTATTTTTAGTGTTTAAATCCCTCCTAACCTCCCTTTTTAAAGGGAGGAACTCCCTTCCTGAGCAAAGCTTAAGCACTGCTTTAAGCTGAAGCACAAGAAAGGAGGGACTTAGGGAGGTAATTAACGCTGCTTCCGTTTTCTATACTCTACCGGTGTTTCATTGGTCCAGCGTTTAAAAGCACGATAGAAAGTACTTGGTTCAGAGAAACCTGTTAGATATACAATCCGTTCTACACTTTCAGTCGTTCCCGCCAATAAACGCTTTGCCAAGCGACAGCGATAATCCGACAGGATTTGCTGAAAGCTGGTATTGGCTTCGCTCAGCTGGGTACGTAAACGGCGTGGCGTGATATTCAGCTGTGCGGCAACCGTTTCTAGCGTCGTTTCACCACTTTCCAAGGTTGAACCGATGGCACGACGAACTTCACCGACCAAATCATAGCGTGCCAGTTCTTGCAGCTTTTCAATCGCCAATTGCTCATGTAATTGAAGCAATTCTGGCTCTGCCTGCCAGAGGGGAAATTCAAGAATACTTGGATCAAAATACAAACGGGTTTCTTTCTGCCCTAGACTGACAGGGCATTCATAGACTCGGAAGTATTCATCATCGGGTGCACCTTTGGAAAAATTGAAGTCGATATAGATCGGTTCAAAGCGCCCCTCAGTAATAAACTTAAAGAAACGCAGCACGCCAGACATGGCACATTCAGTGAAATGACGGTTGACAATATTCTCGGCAAAAGGTTGCTCGCCATTGGTTAAATAGCAGCGATCATCTTCAATGACCAGTTGAGCATGGAAGGCGTCACTGATTAGACGCTGATATGCCAAGGCACGTTTTAGCCCCTCACCAAAGTTTTCCGATGAAATAAACAAATGCTCAATCACCTGACCACGGTATAGTGGCAAGTGTTCACCCAAATGTAAGCCGATATCGGGGTCCTTACTGACCTCTTCTGCCGCAACCCAGAATGCATATTGCGCACTCAAAGGGGTACGGTCATTGGCTTCAACCTGGTTTAAGGCGACCCCTGCTTTAGTAAGCAATTCTTCGGTTGGCAAACCCGCACGACGTATCGCCTGGTAGCCTAATCGCAGTACAACCGATGCATCTGTTAGCTGACCCACTCAAAAACCTTCCTTGTATGTGCTTCATTTATACCCAAAAAGATATTTTTTAGATTAACTGTGATTGACCAAACTGACAACATGGTCGGGCACTTTTTTCGTGAAAATATTTGTACTGATGCTTCGCATATTTTGCTTTCATATGATCAGTCTAAAGCCTGCTATGCCTTGTGTTATACGAAAAAATTGACTATAATTTGCGCCTTTCTAATTTATTCTTTTAGGTAGGCTATGGCCAATAAAGAGGAACTCATCGAGTTCGAAGGCGTTGTCACCGAGACGCTTCCTAATACTATGTTCCGTGTACGTTTAGAAAACGGTCACGAAGTGATTGCTCATATCTCTGGTAAAATGCGTAAACACTACATCCGTATTTTGACTGGCGACAGTGTAAAAGTGGAGATGACTCCTTACGACTTAACTAAAGGTCGTATCACTTATCGTGCACGCTAAGATTTAGCGCTAGTAAAAAGCCACTGATCAGGGTGGCTTTTTTTGTGCCTGTTATTTCAGGCTCAAACCTTGACCGTGTGTCAAATTACAACAATAAGCTCATTTTCGACTCGCTACAATAAAACCAATGGCGTTTTTTGTAGGAGTCAGAATATGTTATCTGCATTTCGCCAAATGAAACTCGCGTTGCCGAGCATGCTTCTGCTGTTATTTGCATGTACCCATACGCCCACACTAACCCAAGCCGAACGTGATGCTTATCTACAGCAATACATTGGACAATCCAGTCAAAGCATTTATGCTAACCTGGATTTAAGCAAACTGGGCTATCAGCAGGTTAATGAACCTGTACTTTCAGAAAAACAACTGGTCTATATCGTACAGCGCCCTGTCGCCCTTCCACTCTCTGTCGCGCAGCACCCGGTTGCCGGTACGGGTACAGTACCGATTCCAGTAACCCATAGCCCATCACGCGGCTATGATGTGAATCTGCAATGTAAAATCGTATTCGAATTGAAAGACAATATTGCTCAAGCAGTGAAATATACCGGTCGAACCTGCTAATCCAGCAGACATAAAAAAACGCAGCCTCGGCTGCGTTTTTTGTTGGTCTAGAAACTTAGCCTAATGCAGCAACCACTGCCTGACCCATTTCCACAGTACCAACTTTGCTCATGCCTTCAGACATAATGTCTGCAGTACGTAGACCTTGATCCAGTACGTTACCTACCGCATCTTCAATCGCTTTCGCAGCCGCTTCTTCACGGAAGGTATAACGCAGCATCATTGCAACAGAAAGAATTGTTGCTAATGGGTTTGCCAAGTTTTGACCTGCG encodes:
- the infA gene encoding translation initiation factor IF-1, whose translation is MANKEELIEFEGVVTETLPNTMFRVRLENGHEVIAHISGKMRKHYIRILTGDSVKVEMTPYDLTKGRITYRAR
- a CDS encoding AraC family transcriptional regulator — translated: MGQLTDASVVLRLGYQAIRRAGLPTEELLTKAGVALNQVEANDRTPLSAQYAFWVAAEEVSKDPDIGLHLGEHLPLYRGQVIEHLFISSENFGEGLKRALAYQRLISDAFHAQLVIEDDRCYLTNGEQPFAENIVNRHFTECAMSGVLRFFKFITEGRFEPIYIDFNFSKGAPDDEYFRVYECPVSLGQKETRLYFDPSILEFPLWQAEPELLQLHEQLAIEKLQELARYDLVGEVRRAIGSTLESGETTLETVAAQLNITPRRLRTQLSEANTSFQQILSDYRCRLAKRLLAGTTESVERIVYLTGFSEPSTFYRAFKRWTNETPVEYRKRKQR
- the truA gene encoding tRNA pseudouridine(38-40) synthase TruA, with protein sequence MQRFAVGIEFSGAHYRGWQTQQPGVASVQETIEKVLSKVANEPIILHGAGRTDAGVHATNMVAHFDTSADRSIYGWLRGCNSQLPKDIAIQWIQEMDMDFHARFKAQARRYRYVVYNHPVRSALLHKQVTHIHYDLNVDKMIQAAMKFEGTHNFESFRASACQSNQPVRHVHHCCLIRHGHYLVLDIQADGFLHHMVRNIMGCLLEIGQGMYEIDHIDEIFAAEDRKAAGVTAPPDGLYFIQAHYPEHFNLPKVPLGPHWLNMPE
- a CDS encoding asparaginase codes for the protein MMKNIALIYMGGTFGCVGDPLAPMPAEAFFIKLKELLNEDIHSIECFCAPVIKDSSACTAPDWLALIQSIQQLQAQDYQHFVIIHGTDTMSYACAVLAHLLGQSAYVVLTGSQYPLLNAAGEQPREFSDALENLCFALDSVLQIKMGVYLAFNRELVHGRTALKQHTTELKAFAGIDAEVKIPPQSYTHTISPQDLVKAEQFNCMSVMMQPIGLDQQLRNLKQLLNSPLHFLILQGFGTGNLAVNQELIQLFDEFYSAGCAVILTTQVPFGSTDQRYAIADWVKDSKVLLNDSYGHADLYAKALKMYLQYDTVEQWHRHWYD